The genomic segment TGCAAACCCGGCTCAGTGCTCCGAGCCCAAAGTGAATTGACAACGCTCCTACTGTGCTCTGAAGGGGGACATTAAGAGGGATCGAGGAGAGGTGAGGGCGGCCAGGGAGAAAAAACAATTCCCAGCTCTGTCCACGGGGCGCCCCGTCGGGCCGAGAAACTCCTGGACCAAGCAGATGTGGATTGGGCCCCTACCGCGGGCGGGAGCGCGCTGGGCGTCTGCCGGGGCCACGCGAGAACCAGGCAAGAAACCAGCCGCGGCTTTACAATGAGCGATCAGTGCCCTCGCGGGGGGTAAATATTGGGGCGGGGCCACACGGAGGGGGTAGATGAGTTGGCTGGGAAGGCTTCCCCTGAGAGCTGGCTTTTCGCTGCACTCAGCCAGGCTCCCGCACCTCCAACAAAGCACGTGCCATGGACTTtgtaggaggaggaggaaggaaagggcttTTAATAGGAGCCCTTCCAGCGAATGAATGTACGAATGAAGAAAGTCAGCCTTAGTGAATTATTCCCCCGCCGTCCGCCTAAACTTCAGGCGCCAAGACCACTCGCGGGGCGTGTATGCAGGCCCCTGCACCGCGGCGTAAGCTTAGAACCCCTAGAAAGGCGGCTTGGGAAGCCGCGAGGCCGCTAGCGGTttcagcctcacccaccagagggcgCCAGCTCCACCTTCCCCCACTACCTCCCGAGCCTGTGCTGCGGGGAGGTGAACGGGTCTCGTCGTGGCTGCCCGCTCCACCGCGGTTCCTGGTGAAAGCCCTTCCAGAAAGTCCTCCTGAACGCAGGAGTCCCCGCAACACAGAAAGAGATCATCTTCCTTTATCCTCAACTTGAGGAAAAAGTAAGGTTTAAAAATTGGAGCTGTTTGCCCCTCACCAAAGGGAGGCGGGAAACTCCCTCCAGGGACAGGTTGAAGAGAGTGCTTTTTTCCGTGTTGTGGTAACACTCTCTCCAAAGTTTGCCTCACCTACCCCAATACTGGCCTCTTCAGGTTATCTAAGGACCCCTCCCACTTGTTCACTCATGTGCCCgggagggtgtgggaaggagTGGGCCTGgcaggccaggcactgttctctGTCCATCCTCAGCATGTCTGGCCCCAGGCTGTCTCAGGAGGTaaccctttgtttgtttgtttgtggggcAATGAgacaccctcctcccccacccatcaACACAGCTGAACTGCTGACCTCGGACTTGGTCACATACATACTCATGCTCACACCAGGTatatccctttctctttcctggcACATCGGCAGCCAAGCCTCAGAACCACCTGGTTTCAGGCACCAGAGATCCCCAGACCAGGCGGTGGGATCGGGGGCAGGAACCCCTTAGCCCGGGAGGCTGAATCTCAGgggctcccctctgcccccataTGCCAGGCCACCCGGATTCTGGTTTCCCTGTCACCCAATCTGGTCAGCTCCCTCCATCTGGCCCCTGGAATCAGGTTTCTAAGGGCCCAGGCTGGCTCGGAGACGGCCTGCACGGCTGGAAGGAGGAGCAAAGACTAGCCTCTGCTCTATCCCTCGCAGGCCTTCTCAGAGCCTGAGCCCTCATGGGGCTAGGGATGCACATTCCTTGGGCTGCTTAAGCTCCCTTATCTGCCCCCTGCCCATCAGCCTGAGTGCTGACAGAGGCCCAGACCCCTTGTTTGGATGCTGATAACCTCCTGGGATGGCCCTCCCCCACCTTTAGGGACCAGAAATGGGCTTGGTGCTGGGAGGTCCTCTTCTAGGAAGGCAGCTggggcccaggcctgggctggtcccagggccctggggatAGCAAAATCCCACATTTCCTCACACCCCCCTCCACGGCCACGCTTTGTGCTGCCACAGTGCCACCTGGTGGTCCCTAGGGGAATGCCACCCTAGCAGGGAAAGAAGCCACACAAGTAAGTTGCAAAAAAACTCCATACCACTTTATTTCAAACTTtatccaaaaatgtaaaaaatgttaaaaatgtgtaGTCCTGAGCTTCAGATGCTGACCTCCAACCTCACAGGCAAATGGGGAGAGAGGGTCAGGACAAGTTCAGAGTTCCTTCCAGTGCTGGAAGAAAGTAAAGCTCCAGGTGTGGTACAAGACTAGAACATCAAGGCCCTATGGAGAATGGGACTCCCTCTGTCCTAGCACCAAACCAGGACCCCATCCGCCCTATCCCACCCCACCCTTCTGGTACAACATTCTTGAAACTTGCACAGGAACCTGGTGCATGGCAGGTGGCAGGCTGCTAGCTGACCTGAAGAGAGCAAACAAGGGGTCAGCATCTAGGCCCACATCTgctcctcctgtcccctcccagacCCTGCTCCCCCACAACTCACCAGAGAGGGTTAGAGCCTGCCCCCCTGCTTCTTAGCAGGTCGGATGGGGCACAACTCAGCTTCTTCCTCCTCACTCCCCTCTTCTTCGCTCTCCTCAGAAACGTCATTGCTCATAGTAACTGGTACACACATAAGCAGttaaggaagggagagaagttAAAGCCACACCCCCTTCACACTATGTCATTTATTCATGCCCTGTGGCTTGCAGGGACCCTGATCCTCCAGAGTTTATGGTCTAGCTGGGAAAAACCTAATACTTAGCTAGACTATAAAGAGCCAAAGGAGTACACACCACTGGAGCAGGAGAAGTTGGGACAGGTTCCATGAAGGAGAAGGGCTTGAGTAGGACAGAAAATGGAGAGCACAGCATACAAGGTCTGTATGGGAACTGCACTGGGAGATATGGGTGGGGTGGGTCAAGAGTTCTGACAGAGAATCCACTGGAGGCAAAGAAAACTCTCACCAATCTGGTGCCGCCCAGTAATCCGCACAGGGCCAGAGCCTGACTTCAGGCGGAAGGTTACAGGTGGTTGGAGCTGGAAGTCATCCAAACTGagctggaaagaagagaaagatgaaggCCTAGGCCACTCCTGGTCCACCCATCTTGTGAGGAGTCCTTAAGTCCTCAATTCCTACCTCCCAACCTCACGAGGTATGGCCAGAACACTTACCATGGGTTGGCAGGACAACCTGAGGTTGGCCACAGGGACTGCAATCTCCTGGTGGTCATGGTTCCGGGCCACGACTTCTACCACGTTACACTCATCTTTGGCCCCCTCAgtgaggcagagctgggaaaggTACATAGGGCCTCGGAGTCTCCCCATGTGAGGGTGGACACCACAAATGGAGGCATCTACCCTGGAACTTGCCCAGCCTCAGAGGTCCCTGGATCACCTGGCCAAGGGAGTCTCCCCAAAGGGGGATAGGCAGCAGAGGAAGTGACTCGCAATAAATGGGACAAGGAGGAGAGACGCGCGGGTACAGGCCCACGGGTGACCTGCTCGGGTCCTATTCACCACCACGCCTTCCCCGCCCCTTACCATGGTCAAAGCCAGCACGTGATCTGCATCATCCTCTTCCTCTACCTTGAAGGTGAAAGAGCGGCTGTGGCCGGAGAGCTCGCAGCCTGGAAGAGATATAGCACTGTGAGCATGTGGCGGCGGCTCACGTGCAGCCCAGGACTGACCTATTCACAGGCCCACTTCTCAGGTCCACGTGGAGCCCCCCCTTGCACGAAGAGGACAGGGGCCTGGCCTCCCCTTCCGCTCCAGCGGCCGCCTGCGAGGCCCCCTGAGTCTCCACCCACGTCGCGCACGCATCTGCATTTCTGTTCCCCAGCCCTGCTGTGCCCCAGTaacacccccagcccctccttttCTGAATACCGAAGAAAAAACTGTCCATAGTGACCGGGGTAGGGACTCGCAGACTGCCGGCACCCCCGGCCCGGCAGCGGCTCTCCTGACTCAAAAAACCCAAGGCAGCAGCGGCGCCGGTGGCCATGCTGCTAGTGCCGGCTGAGGCTCCGCCTCCGACACGTACAAAGCCCGAGCCTCGCGGCGGCTCCGGCCCCACCTATTAAAGGAGAAGCACTCTGGGCAGGGGGCCATCGCCCAGTTTGGCTCAGGAGCCTCAGACCTGTTGATTGAGACCGCACGGAGATGGTAACATCGCAAAAGCATGCACTTAGGATTCGTGTTAACGTCCTTGCTCACTTCCACGGCCAAGACTCTCAGGGAGCGGCTCCTGCCTCCATTTTCTCTAGTTCCACAACCCAACCCAAGGTGAGCTTTCGTTGGAAGAAGGCTGTGtatgtaaaatgtaaatttttccaGTTCCCCTAGGAAAGGCGAGATATAGTGCAGCCTTTTCCTTATAATAGCAAATGTGCTCAGATTTGCCTTTCCTCCAAAGGAACTAAGGAGCCTGACAGAAGACCTAGTGTTATTCAAGCCACTCCATCCACTCCTGGATATGGTTCCTGCTCTAATTGATTTTGCAGTTCACTATCCAGAAGCAAGGCAATCTGATAGTGATTGCGTGTCTTCACTGAACTTCAAATGCTGGCTGCCTGCTGGTGCTTGCTAGCAGCTCAAGCGTGGGACTGGCAAAGGCATGCTAGTCCCAGAACATCTTTCTGCCTTGGACTCCTGTCTCATAATTTGGGCTCTGCCTCCAGCTTTCACCTTTTGACCAAAGAATCAGGCACTTGTGTTCCTTACTCTACTTGGTGGCAAGAACTCAAACTAGCTGTGTTGATTCACATCCAGGTTATAATTTTGGCAAGAAGGTGGCTTGGCCAAGTAGTAGGCCACTTTCCTTTTACCTTGCCTTGAGGAAAATCTGGActgattcaatccttggccttactcagtgggttgccctgagctgttgtaggttgcagacgtggctcggatcccacattgctgtggctgtggcctaggctggtagccatagctcacatttgatccctagcctgggaacttccatatgtcgagaGGCTgagacactaaaaagcaaaaaacaacaaaaaaaaacaagaaaaggaaggatCTAATTCTTAACTTGGAACAGCTACGTAGAGGAATACATGCTTGCAGGTAAGGAATGCAAGGGCAGGAGAAAAGGTAGGAGGCAGAAACAGGAAGGAGGTTTACATAGGACACCATCACACACATTCACTTCAAGTTTTATTTTGCCTCTTGCATGGTCTTCAGATAGTTTTACAGTTTGTTTTCTACAGAAACTGAGCTGTGATCTAAACAATCAATGAAATGTCATCCCAaccttaataaatattcataacCGTAGAAGATAACATAGCACTTTACAATCCTAGAGGCCTGGACATCTGTTTCATAGTTATTAGCTCTGTGATCAGAGACCAGCCAAACTGATTATTAAAAGCCAAGATAAAGCCACAAGCAAACTTGCGAAAAATCCTGATTCCATAGGATGACTGTGGAACCCTCCAGATAAAATGCTAGAATTGTCCACTAGTGTACAAAATGTacttaaagagaaaatcaaatgaCATTAAGCCATTTAAAACAGTATCTTGTAGATATCTTCCCTTCATCCCAGCCCTGAAAACTACAAACTTGGTTCCAGTTGTCCAACATAGCATACCTATATCCTCCTATCTGTTGAAGGTTTTCTAACCCTGTATATGAAGAGGCCTCCTTCCTTCATCTCACCCACTCAGTGCACTCACAGGCTTTGGTTGAAAGTTACTAGGCAGCACTAAATACAGTGCTTTTAAAAACTCTCTTTCCAAAGCCCATACTGATGGGAACCTatgaaggaaaatgttttaagtttccttcccccttgaccttcccctctcAGCTCAAAGTTAAAACAGCTGATACAAAACTGCAGGAAAGCAATGTAACAAAATAGTTATGAACCAATGGAGAAGCCAGCCAgccatcatgaaaaaaaaaaaaaaaaaatcctgcagagATTACCTGCTAGCCTCATGCTCAGAACCCTTAAAAACACCAAATCTAAATTAGAATACTTTAAGCTTTCAGAACCCGTTTAAAGGAAAGACAAAAGGTAACCATAAGTCATTGGTTAAAGTGtgctcattcttttaaaaattagatacaaACATGCAAAAACTAAAGACTGATTTAATAAAACCAGTAGGAATAGGTCTTGAAATTAAAGGACAACTGATCCGAGGGCAAATGGGATCAATTAGTCCCTGAACCCTTCTTGCCAGATGTCAAAATTAACATTTCACATGCTGATCTTCATCGAGGTTAATTTCCAGAAGTGACTGCACTTTGCAACAGATTGAGTCCTATGAAGTTAGGCTCTCGTACCCAAAGTGGTCATGGCCTAGCCCTATGTGGGAGGCACTTCAAAAATAAtacaacttatttaaaaaaaaaaaaaaagcaaagaaaatccactttccactgatttatattatTCAAAGTGCCATCCTGAACCAaccttttcattttcagaaggaaaaattacaaaaccCAATAAACACAAAGAATAGTCAGGTTACAGCTagtttatatacaaaaaaatttacaagtttGTCACTTTTAGGCTTTCGCCACAAACAACTGCACATTTGTCCCTACAAAGTACAACATGTCTGAACCAATGGTCACTACAAGAGACAACTGGCCATGGCttcacaaaaagcagaaaaaccgCCCAAAGTGAAATCATTTACTCAGCTTAAACTATGCCATAACCATCCCACTTGGAATCTCCACCCTGAAGCCTCGGAAACCAAATCTTTCTCATCTTTGCCATGTCCCCAAAGAAGGAGACACGTTTCATTCAATAAGCCAAAGAGGATGACAAATGATTTTGATTACTCTCAGGTGAGAAATGCAACCACACTGGATGCAAAAAACAGTGCTGACTACATTTATTGAAGACCCCTCCCTATAAGCCCATGTAAGAGGTCTTGGCATCTAACACAAGACTCAAAAAGGAGGCCCACATCTCTTTCATACAGGATTTGCAGCAATACTATCTTCTTCCAACCAGTGAGTAGTCTCTCTAAGTATGATGAGTGAGTTTTACACAGTCTTCTTTGTTTTCAATCCTAATCAGCCAATGTGTTGCCACTCCAGAGGCTGAACTGTATGAAGACCCCAACCACCACCCACCAGGTGAAGTTAAGAGACTTTCTGACAGTTGATAGTGCCAACAAACATCACAGGCTCCGGCCAAGTATAACCACATCCTTTGGAAATCCTTCCATTTTTGCAATCTCAAAACAGCCTAACTTGCTGTAAAATTCCAAAATTCTTTTATCATCAGGTCTCACTTCACAGAAAGCCCCTCGGGAacctagggaaaaaaacaaaaaatattcaaattataaatgtcacttaatgtaataaaatccattaagtaataaaaaaattttttaattaaaaaaaatatgaaaaaatcacTTAAGTAGAATTATGAATTGTTATTAATATATTTCAGAGATCATAGAAGGTGCTTATCTACATCAGCTCctaaatatcaatttttaaaatctgtattaaaaagtcaatgaatattaatattcataaatattgCAGTGATAACTATTTTAACTGACAAATACActccaaaaaagaatttttttcccacttatataatgttttaagtctttaaagtatggttgatgtacaatgttgtacccatttctgctgtacagcaaagtgactcagttatacattttattttatattcttttccatcatgatctatcccaggagattggatatagttcccagtgcttacTGTAGAAGCTTCTTGTTTATCAAAGTTGTAAGAAACTTCAAGGCAAAGGATGCCTGTTTAAAAGGTACTTTTGAGGGCCCCAGAGGGCAGAACCTACTCCAGCCTAAGTCATAAGCCAATACAACCAGGATGTGTTTTATGTTAAGACATACCTCAAACACCTGCATGATTCAGTTCTGAGCTTAACAgcgaaaattattctttttagaCAGAGTTACTGAAATTATCCCACAAAGGGGACACCACTGAATCAGAGGATAGAAAGATGCAACAATAAGTGCATTCTCATGAATCAACGACCCTTTCTTTAATGAGAGCGCAATGAGCCACACATTTTTGTATTACCCTAAGGtgaaaaagtttacatttttaaaaagttgtttaaaaaacccaacaacaacaggGATTCTGCATTCATTTCTAAATGAAGTCTTTCCCAGGCTCATTTAATGTTCAATTATCATTTGAGTCTcctggaaaaataaacatagctTCATGTATTCACTTCTCATTTAATTGGGGCTCTAAGCATTCACAGTATAAGAACAGTAATATTTCAATGATTCATATGCAATTCTTGCACCAGTAGTAGTTCAGAAGCAAAACCATAAATGGTGGGGAAGGTAATataaattcacttttctttttatcctaAAATATAGTCCTGTCCCCCCTAACCCCCCAAACACCAGTAATACCACAAATATGTACTCACCATTAGCCTTCAGTGAAGACAGGAGGCAAGCCATCATGCTTTTGGCTACACTTGGGTCAGTTACTTTTTTGTGAATATCCATCTTTATCAGAGAAGGGAAGTTGGCAAGGAAAGTTTCTGGCAACACTTCCTGCTCTTCATGGAAACTCAACATGATTTTCTGTAAAAATTAGAAGAACTGCTTGGCTTTCAGTGGCTAGTCATTGTGAATCTATATCCCAACTATAGAACTCagtaataggaaaagaaaagcaaaactcagTAACTTCTGGTTATTATAAAATTACCACACACAGAATTTAGCAGCTTATAATTCTCGTTGAAGCGTTTTCACTTTTATAAAGTTTATctaaatgtaagctggtatactGGATTGGCTCCTAgagcagaaaaaggacattaatgAAAAAACTGATATACAAAATGAGGAGTTTTTAGAAATGTACCAAAGTTGGTTTCTCAGACAAGGACACATGTACAAAATGGATAAGGAGTACACTGGAACTCTGCATTATCTTTGTAACTTCTGTATATCTAAAATTATCCAAAATATGAGTTCTTTCATGGCGCTGctggttcaggatccagcattgtcactgtagtggcttaggttgctgctgtggcatgggttcgatccctagtccacatgctgcaggccaaaaaaataaagaaaaaaaattactcaaaactAAGTTTTACAAGTTCGTATTGCTTGCACAAAAATGCCAATGTACTTAACACTACCAAACTGTACACTAAAATATTCTtaggacagtaaaaaaaaaaaatttggctttGTCTATAGCAtccagaagctcctgggctagggatgaaagccaagccacagcagtgacaatgagccatagcagtggcaaggccaaatccttaaccactaggccacctgggGAACTGCTAagacagtaaattttatgttatatatatatactttactACGATTTGTACAAAAAAGTTTGTAATACATACACTGGTCATTCTTTCTATGTTCCTATGCTCAAAACTGTCAGATATGGAAAAGCAACACATCAACAGCTCAATCATCAGCATGCTGCAGTCAATGTTGATATGATCCCAAGTAAGGAAGGTCACTCCAAAGCAGCCTCTAATTACAGAGCTACCCAGCTAGGAGCAAAAAGTGAAATACAGTAATAATCTACAGAGAGAATGTGAGTACACtgtgtgggggagagggaagagaatttcagaaaagtggaagaggagcaatgtggaagaagaaagacaatGTCACAAATATGAGTCCAAACAGATCATCTAAAAGtattcattgaggagttcccattgcggttcagcaggttaagaacccaactagtatccatgaggatgcaggtttgatccctggcctcaatcagtgggttaaagatctggtgctgccacagaaTACCACCtcgcaatggctgtggtgtagggcaggtAGCTGTAGGcagatttgaccactagcctgggaacttccatatgccacaggtgtgaccctaaaaataagtaaataaataaatgggggaaAAGTATTCATGGAGCacaaaaaccatcaaaaaaaatttttttttttcttttttggctgctccatagCATagagaattcccaggccagggatcagatccgagccacattctTGACCCAAGTTggagctgtggcaacgccggatccttaacccactgtgcagggccagggattcaacttgggtcccagcactctcaagacactgccaatcccactgcaccacagcagcaactccaaaaAGAAACTACTTTTAaagttcattccttttcttttttttgcttttttaggaccatactcgtggcatatggaggttcccaggctagggacagaatcagagctaccgctgctggcctacgccacagtcatagcaacgccagatctgagccgtgtctttgacccacaccacggctcagggcaactcagggcaatgccggatccttaacctacagaggccagggatggaaccgcaaccacatggttcctagttgggattagttccactatgggaactccctattattttctaattacaaTAAGAAAGCAAGTTAGCTTCATTAGCATGCAAATAAGAGATTTTTACATATCTAAACTTGCTCTGAGTACCCAAAGAAGAGACCAAAATGTCCTTAAATTTGGTCCTTCAAAtcaggaaaggaggagttcccctcatggctcaatagaaatgaaaatgactagtatccatgaggatgcaggttcaatccctggcatctctcagcagtgggttgaggctcctgcattgccatgagcaggttgcagacctggttaggatctcacattgctgttgctgttactgtggcgtaggccagcggctaaggctccaatttgacccctagcctgggaacctccatatgccacaagtgcagccctaaaaagaccaaaaaaaaaagaaggaaatatttgtctATATTATGCTCttacttgaaaaaatattatgGCAATGTCTCCAAATCAAAAACTGTAGCGAACAGTGGAAAACATGCTAATAAGGGTAagacccagggagttcctgtcgtggcgctgtggttaatgaatctgactaggaaccatgaggttgcaggttcaatccctggccttgctcaatgggttaaggatccagcgttgctgtgagctatggtgtaggtcgcagacacggctcagatcccgtattgctgtggccctggaataggccagtggctacagctccaattcgacccctagcctgggaacctccatatgccacgggagtggccccagaaaaagcaagaagacaaaaaaaaaaaaaaaaaaagagtaagacccaaaaattcttttctgttaaGAAATTTAGAAAGCATTGAGATTTTAAGATAGCctgcctgtttttttaagtattaaaaaaaaaaaaaaatcaggagttcccgtcgtggcgcagtggttaacgaatctgactaggaaccatgaggttgcgggttcggtccctgcccttgctcagcaggttaacgatccagcgttgccatgagctgtggtgtaggttgcagacgcggctcggatcccgcattgctgtggctctggcgtaggctggtggctacagctccgattcgacccctagcctgggaacctccatatgccgcgggaatggcccaaagaaatagcaaaaagattaaaaaaaaaaaaaaaaatcaccagtgtGTAATTCTAAATCTGTGTATTACCTCAGCCTCAGAGAGTTCTTTGTCGCCATTTGGCTTGGTATACTTCTCCTGCATGAAGGGAATCcaggaaattttacattttttaatgaaaggggTCACATCTACAGTGCCCAGGGCATAACCACATATGCCATCTTCATCTTCTAGAACAAAACAGTAATCCAGGCTGAGGGAAAGCAGCCCTCCTACTAACCTGCTCAGAAGAAAAGAGGCCAGAATGAGATAAGATACTAACATATAACTAGAATTCAATGATATAAGGCCCAATACACTCAA from the Phacochoerus africanus isolate WHEZ1 chromosome 15, ROS_Pafr_v1, whole genome shotgun sequence genome contains:
- the NPM3 gene encoding nucleoplasmin-3, with product MATGAAAALGFLSQESRCRAGGAGSLRVPTPVTMDSFFFGCELSGHSRSFTFKVEEEDDADHVLALTMLCLTEGAKDECNVVEVVARNHDHQEIAVPVANLRLSCQPMLSLDDFQLQPPVTFRLKSGSGPVRITGRHQIVTMSNDVSEESEEEGSEEEEAELCPIRPAKKQGGRL